The proteins below are encoded in one region of Pseudoduganella armeniaca:
- a CDS encoding RHS repeat domain-containing protein — protein sequence MLLFLAEATSITGQDNKVVERLEYDAWGRRRAPDHKSTPNTLDGVLDNKGFTGHEMLDQLDLVHMNGRVYDPAIGRFLSADAMVADPTSGQNFNRYSYVSNNPTNLTDPSGFCEVVTGSMVCKTGQALVDAVKQVVVYFGGDFVSSGGGKATKGSEGQTNASRRTEAVRENQKVSASAGEPKDRAGQVFSDKLEVGTSGDQLMFRQTGTWTSEASATSRATGCQLICIDQVNGLASPRLHSSGDIVRDAVQNYYSQSAAGVWNASREVFKWWAAAATRAVAASGGVTPVVALSKNVLLEALSNAKPTSGHPNQLMTTLEDGTRVIFRKDFGDNAHPIGGPFQGQGPINHYNIQIQSASGRTIENVHVVPNGSGEFIFWGKDGVIKQ from the coding sequence ATGTTACTATTCCTGGCTGAGGCTACCTCGATCACTGGGCAGGACAATAAGGTTGTCGAACGGCTCGAGTACGACGCTTGGGGCCGGCGCCGTGCGCCCGATCACAAGTCCACGCCAAACACGCTCGATGGTGTGCTTGACAACAAGGGGTTCACCGGTCACGAAATGCTTGACCAGCTAGACCTGGTGCACATGAATGGACGGGTTTATGATCCAGCCATCGGGCGGTTCTTGTCTGCGGATGCGATGGTCGCTGACCCAACTAGCGGTCAGAACTTCAACCGATACTCGTATGTTTCCAACAACCCGACGAACCTTACCGATCCATCTGGTTTTTGCGAGGTCGTTACAGGTTCCATGGTTTGCAAGACAGGTCAAGCACTTGTTGATGCGGTTAAGCAGGTGGTAGTGTATTTCGGCGGCGACTTTGTGTCTTCAGGTGGAGGTAAGGCCACGAAAGGCTCGGAAGGTCAGACCAATGCGAGCAGAAGAACGGAAGCAGTCAGGGAGAACCAAAAGGTATCAGCTTCAGCTGGTGAGCCTAAGGATCGGGCTGGGCAAGTCTTCAGCGATAAGCTTGAGGTGGGAACGTCTGGCGACCAACTCATGTTCAGGCAGACCGGGACCTGGACCTCCGAGGCTTCTGCAACTTCTAGAGCGACCGGCTGTCAACTAATTTGTATTGACCAAGTCAATGGCCTTGCATCGCCCAGACTGCATAGTTCCGGGGATATAGTACGTGATGCTGTCCAGAATTACTATTCACAATCTGCTGCAGGAGTTTGGAATGCCAGTCGAGAAGTGTTCAAATGGTGGGCTGCCGCTGCGACGCGTGCAGTGGCTGCGTCCGGAGGTGTTACACCGGTAGTTGCTTTGTCTAAAAACGTACTACTTGAAGCTCTTTCGAATGCTAAACCAACGAGTGGGCATCCGAATCAATTGATGACAACATTAGAGGACGGCACCCGTGTGATATTTAGAAAGGATTTCGGTGACAATGCTCATCCTATTGGAGGGCCGTTCCAAGGCCAAGGGCCGATTAATCACTACAATATTCAAATACAATCAGCCAGCGGGCGGACGATTGAAAATGTTCACGTCGTGCCAAATGGCTCTGGAGAATTCATTTTTTGGGGTAAAGACGGGGTTATTAAGCAATGA